The region NNNNNNNNNNNNNNNNNNNNNNNNNNNNNNNNNNNTCAGCTGGCAGCGAAGGCTAAATTAAGGAACTCATTTTATGACGGCGTTAGCCGGGGCGTGTCACTATGTTTCTGTGTTGATATAAGGAAAGTTTTTAAGGTTGTTTAATTTGATgacaataaaagcaaacaaattgCATAAATCATATAAAATACTTACACATCTTCCACAACATAATTATCTAATATTCAAATCCTGTTGGTTCACCTctcacgtattttttttttttcattaattctcttacaatgatatttttatttcagtttaacatctagacatagacatacagtactttttggttatctcacccccagtaaaaaaagttatatttaaatatagaagcACAAACATGGGCCAGTGTTAATAAGTTGTTTTGCCGCAGGTTATGTCTGTCTTGATAAAAGTATGACGAAATGGTTTTCACTTGTAACTATCCCGTTCTTCTTTCTTCgaatcgtgtgtgtatatatataagtccatcaTCTACCATGCGATTCCTTTCCAATAAAACAAAATCTGGCAAATATTTCTGATTCATCTACGAGGAAATATTCagtcatacatacgcacaatcaCACgtgcatacagataaatatacgtATGAAAAATCCTTAAAGTGTCATCCTCGGTAGTATAGTGGTAAGTATCCCCGCCTGTCACGCGGGAGACCGGGGTCCGATTCCCCGCCGGGGAGGCTTatgttttctaatttttgttGGTTCCATATCTGATATTATATTGGATATTCGGACCACGCCTGTACGTAGTCACACAGGAAGCTATACATGACTCTTGAATAGGCACGAATGCCGTCATGAAATGAGTTCCTTAATTTAGGTCTCGCTGTCAGCTGGTCCTCCGTAGTATGGTTGTGAGTAACCTCGCCTTCCACTTTTTTTTATAGtaaaagaatgggaaaaaataaaaaaattaaaaagaaaccgaAAACAAACCAACCCGGCAAGACATCGAAACCGGGTTACCCACGTTACGTGTTGAATATTCAGAGCGGGTATTTATCACTTCTTGGACAATTGTGTGGCTGGCCTGGTTCGAATAAATGGTACTTGAATCCACAACgccaatgttaaaaaaatatagtgGGAGATCGAATCGCCCGTCTTTCACGTAAGAACCAAGGCTAGTGCTGGGTATTCGAAAAAGGCATCTCTAATTGACCGGCCTTGTTCAAACAATCGGTTTTCGAATGTAGAACGCaactaacgaaaaaaaaaaaaaaagtaatgagcCTCCCCGGCGGGGAATCGAACCCCGGTCTCCCGCGTGACAGGCGGGGATACTTACCACTATACTACCGAGGATCAGCTGACAGCGAAGCCTAAATTAAGGAACTCGTTTTATGACAGCATTAGCTGGGGGCTTGTCACTATGTTTCTGTGTTGATATAAGGAAAGTTTTTAAGGTTGTTTAATTTGATgacaataaaagcaaacaaaatgtataaattatataaaatatttccacaACATAATTATCTAATATTCAAATCCTGTTGATTCTCCTctcatgtgttttgtttttcattaattacaatattttcatttcagtttaacatctagacatagatatacatgtcttGATAAAAGTATGACGAAAAGGTTTTCACTTGTAACTATCCCGTTCCTTTTTTCTTCAAATCGTAGAAGTTCATCATCCACCATGTGGTTCTTTTCCAATAAAACaaaatctggctgttatttctgactCATCTACGAAGAAGTATTCaggcttacacacgcacacgtacatacccataaacatatgtataaatgccctGTAAGTGTCATCCTCGGTAGTATAGTGGTAAGTATCCCCGCCTGTCACGCGGGAGACCGGGGTTCGATTCCCCGCCGGGGAGACATTTGTACTTTTTTATTCTGCTTTGATTATGTGGCTGagaaattatgatggaaggtttCAAATTCCACTCCTCTCACAGATCATATTGAATAAATGTCTTCTATACCCTCGTACCTATCCAGGTCCTGTGAAAATTTTTGCTGAGAGAAAactgtatgagtgtgtaggtttagtcgaacgaatcggtcctagttctttttttttttaagtctggtacttatagcATCGAGCCTtatttaccgaactgctaagttacagtgacataaacaaaccaaccccgGTTGCTAAGCGGTGGTAGGgagcacaaacataaacacgaaGATTcatgtaatatcatcatcattttaatatctgcttttcGATGCTTATATGTCAGATGGAATTCGTTGAGACAGACTATGGCTGGGTGACCtgcctgttgccaaccttcatcggatctttatggtttgacgggcaacatttttttatgtagtgcccgtcaaaccataaagatccaaATAATGAGTGATACATTTGTCAAGGTGTTGATTAAGGTTATGTTGATgatattaaaaaattcttttttgacGTTTCagctctttcttcctctctcttcaagACCATTCTTCCCTTACtcataaatatctttaaatatgtattttgaaattcattttccagAAATAATATTTTGAGAATGTAGGTTACATTATGTCGATGTTTCAAACATAGAtatctggagaaaaaaaaatgggaaaaatccTAAAGCTAGCAAATTCTCGAAGAGCAGAATGGTCAGAAACTTCTTGTGTagagaaaaatttagaaattctttctGCACTTTCTCCGCATAATTGTAGTCTACACCCtcgaaaacatatatatgcaaaatttcatcaaaaactacgtaattttcagaaagttatgaggaaacaaagttgcgGGGCACTGAACTGTAGATATGCCCTTGGTTTCTATAACGCTAGCCTCGTATTGCAACTTCCATAGGATTTGAACTGAAGAATGTCGAACGATTAACTTTAGTTAACTTGAGTGCAcaaaaaatcatttatatattgcGGATATCTTGTTTGGGTGTGGCTGGCTTGAATAAATCTTTAAAACATCGGAACGTTATCTTCGTATGTTATCGAAAACGATGACGAATAATGTTTAGTAACATATTTATGTTCTGAAAGAAGAGAAGATGTGtgaatttatagtattttattgcattgctattttatattattgaagaTTTCTAAATTTATATCAAATGGGAAAATTGTAATAGAATGACTTCCTAAAATGAAAGCTTGATCAACAGCCAATCCTCGGTAGTATAGTGGTAAGTATCCCCGCCTGTCACGCGGGAGACCGGGGTTCGATTCCCCGCCGGGGAGGCTCAAATTTTTTTCCTCCCGTAACACTTTATACTAGATGTTATAACGTATTAAAAGAGCTTGTGAATTGAACCCCATGAAGTGTATTTTCTCTATATAGTCTCATTTTACAGTCAATACTCCCGAGAAATGCATGAAAATCACACAAGCTATGTTGTCAGCCCTTGTTGAGCAGACCTTTAAGGATCAAAGGCGTTGAGACCCTaatcattttacatatatattttttaaatccaaGCGAGGTGCAACCAGTGTTACATAAACCAGTCTGTCCTTCCTATTTTAAGGCGAGAGCGTCTGATacaaagatttgactgctgtttctagcaggctaaGAGTAAAATGAAAAGACACGTGAAATTAATGCTTCTCTTGAATTTTTAAACCCTTCATTTCTATGAGCTGTTGAGCAGTTATATAACATCACATAACTTCTATAATTTTCGATTTCAAATCATCCATAACATAGATCCTTCTAACTGAATAAAAATACCCTAAGGATGTGTTATATTCTCTTTCAACAGAATTAATAACGAATATGGGTATGTACAAAAATAGACTTGGTTATCCGGAAAAAgtgaaacgaataaatatatgcatataaatagataattaaacgTCATTATTTGAGATTTCTTGGATcgtttccttttggccggcaagATCcgatttcttttgtaatttttcgtGCAATAGTAATTACAAACTGAAAACTCATTtcgaaaagtaaaaatattagttaaaagtttattgaaaagaaatttatCAAGTTATGAATAGAGTCACGAGTAAACGAAACGAATAAGTAATACTTAAAGCTAagttattaaatgtttatattataaacttctgttttctggctctttacgttctgggtgcAAATCCAGCTGaaaccaactttacctttcatccttttgcaaccgataaaataaaataccattcaagtactTGAATCAATGGTATCGGTTAATCCCATCACTGTCTTGTGcccagatgaaaaaaaaaaacaatatcatatatttttccatttctccCGTAAAACAATACCAATGTATTTCCATTTCTCTTGTAAAAGTagttacaaataattataaataaataacttcttTCGAAAAGTAAAAGTTTACAGAATAGAAATTTAGGAACACGTTTGTCTTCCATTGCTTATTCGTTTCGTTTTCTCGGAATATCCGGACTTATTTTTGTACATTCTCAACTTCATTTTCAACACCGCTCTTACCTGTACCCCAAGCGGAAGGTCACCccaacacatgcactcacatatacatatttatatgcaaagcTAACATACCCAAACACATGTAGGCATGGGTGTCAAAAACATGCTTTCTTCTATGAAGGAATTATCGCTAAAATTAATGCGTCACAAAGTGACTTTCCCCGAGAAATTAAAAGGTGGACGGATAGAAAAGATAggtaagtgaaatgttaaaattatattatattcttgatTTCCGTTTTCTCTAAAAGCCGGTTTAATTTGAAGATAGAACTATAATAACTACGGATGATCGTTAGTAGTATAACTAAATATAACTGAATACTAACTGTAATAACTACGGGAGAACGTTAGTATTATAAACTGACGCATACAGGTTTTGATATGTTATTCGATTCCATTTCCCACCTCTTTCCTTTTATTATATCTTAAATTCATCGAATCAGTATGTTTTACTGTTTTGAAATTTCAGGATTCCTGGTGAGGCGAGTCCACGACCTTGTTTCCAGTTCCTGTTTTAAATCTTTCTATTTACACTGCCAAcggtttctttttctattatccTAGAGGCAGTGTGAAAGCCTCAACTCCATTTATTTCATATCCAGAAACTGGAGGCCTTTTCTCTACATGAAAAATTCAAGGCCGTCTCTAATTAAAGatattctagctgtgaccatcccatcacaTCCCTTAATACAGTCACCTACACCTAAGACCACAATATTCAATATTAGCCTCGGGCCATCCCTGATCGAGATAATTAAAAacgttccagatgtgaccatgcCGTCACATCACTGAACTCGGTACTTCGGACAGCATTATCCAGTATGTCCTTTTCGAAGACGATTGGCTACGAAAGAATGCGGAATGTAAATGGTTTCATTTCATTATCGCTTATCTCCGTTCTTTAAAGACCTTCACTATTAAATATGAAGATTACATTTTAAAAAGTTATCagtagagtggctgtgtggtaagtagctagcttaccaaccacatggtcccgggttcagtcccactgcgcggcatcttgggcaagtgtcttctactatagccttgggccgaccaaagccttgtgagtggatttggtagacggaaactgaaagaagcccgtcgtatatatgtatgtgtgtgtttgtccccccaacatcgcttgacaaccgatgctggtgtgtttatgtccccgtaacctagcggttcggcaaaagagatcgatagaataagtactaggcttctaaagaataagtcctggggtcgatttgctcgactaaaagccggtgctccagcatggccacagtcaaaagactgaaacaagtaaaagagtaaaagagagtaattaaaacaaatgtcctggggctaaataacagtagcattcttccctttcctgggactgccacgtTAAgctggcaacaaaccatcactttatcgtgctgctactgtataagtctctctgagagatttagaaatgcaatatttctgattttatatataaattgccGGCCATGTATGTGGTTGTATTGTAAGAATAAAATAGATGGGTCCCATTTTCGACGATAGTGTTAGTTGAATATAACCTCTTTTCTCCTTGCATTCAATTCGACTATTAAGTTTGGGGAATTTTTTACTAATTTTCTTGGTCTTTGATTGTTATTGATCTATAGTTAGCCTTTACTATCCATTTATTTACaccaattaaatttctttttcattcgtattttaaaataaaagtgtaaTCTATTCGCGTACTAATTTCCTTGTTACCAGTGTATAGTGCATACATTAGAATATGATTAAATAAAAGTTAGATGCAGAACAGgtaacatcaacagagtatttatTAAAAACCTAAATCTCAGtcgagaattaaaaaaaaaaaagcataaactaAAGGGAGATCACTCCAAACGCTTTCTTTTGGGTTGACATGAACCCAAGTGTGGTGGGAAAGACTATAAATCGATTGATCGGGGTTTCTTTATATTACTGACAGTAAAATATCAAGTCAACCTTTCAGTGAATTATATACGGAACCCGACCCATCAAACTAGACTAGAACTTCCGCGATTGATCTATAGAACATTTCTTGTTAATTAAAAAAGGATGTAATGTGAAATTGATAACTTGTGAGCAAGACACCTACCCACTACACAATATCCctcttttataaaaagaaatcatcatcgtcctcatcatcatcatttaacttccactTATCTATGCTTTCATGCGGCAGATATTCTATGGTCGGATATCCTTCCTGTCGCCAAGGCAATATTTTCCCACGGCCAGAATTGTTTGCATGGAAGCTTGGAAACGAACATTAacgcttgtatgatggtgacgcTTGTTCACAACCATCAaacgatgtcaagacaaggatacacaaaTACACCGCTATTGTTTTAACgcccactttttcatgcttgcaagggtaagacggaatttgttgagacagattttctccggctggatgtccttgttatcaccaaccctcacctgtttctaagcaaggtaatatttcaccaccATCAAACATGTTTTTGCACTAAGTTCACAGTATCGAGGTTCTGTCTATTTTATTCTGACAATTTGAACTAGATATTCCCAAGATAGGAGATGGAACCATTCTTTATTACTAACAAGCTCTTGGGATTGTACACTTTTAAACCTTTATGCTTTAAATCTGCCTTTTCCATTGGAAACAAACACTATCGTATTAACGtaccttttgtttacaaagattgaGAAATGTGTCAAGAAGCCCAAATATGTATTCATAGTGGACTGCATGTGAATGactcatggaaaagtgaatgctaTAACTTCGATGATGAtcataaacacacgtacaagGGTAtattaaaaagttcctggctttgtgtaacacaaaatacaggaggatcagttaattatgattttattcaacatatctccctctcagatttacacacttattacagtggtccttcagcttttctaagctctgtaaaagaactcaggaggttgggcctccaactaggtctttcacgatacccttaaagtaaGGAACTTTTTAGaccctccttatatatatatatatcatcatcatcatcatcgtttaacgtccgctttccatgctagcatgggttggacgatttgactgaggactggtgcaaccggatggctacaccaggctccaatctaatttggcagagtttctacagctggatgcccttcctaacgccaaccactcagagagtgtagtgggtgcttttacgtgtcacccgcacgaaaacggccacgctcgaaatggtgtcttttatgtgccacccgcacaagagccagtccaggggcactggcaacgatctcgctcgaaaaccctacaaggccagtcaggtggtactggcaacggtcatgctcaggatggtacatcttatgtgccacatctatatatatgtatgtatgtgtgtgtatatatatatatatatcatcatcatcgtttaacgtccgcttatatatatatatgtgtgtgtgtgtgtatatatatatatatatatatatatatatatatatatatatatatatatatatatatatatatatatgaggaggtgctgcaaagttacatacacacacactcacacttgacaggtgccatttacaaggttatagaaggtacttgcccaaagtgtaATGCAGTAGGacaacctgaaaccatatggttgggaaatgaacttcttaactgcacagctatGTATAATATAAGCAGAAGAATGATTAGCTTTGTTAATATAGCTGAGAAACATCTGTGATGTTTGAATAAAGCAGAGATTATCTGGTTGAATGGTCTTAGAATTTGCCATTCTCACATGGCATCcagcaaaggaatatctaagtaaAACACAAGAATCCAGGGGACTAATTGCAGTCTGGATGCTGTGATGGTTGTATgatgaagtttgcttcacagccatGTGGCTCCAGGTATTTGGCATCTTGTCGAAGTTTCTTCtatcaaggccttgtgaatgaaatttgattagtggaaactgtatggaagcctatcaaGTGGGCTGCTCCTATTTTTGTGTGGTAGAGTTAATCCATCACTCTGTTTAATAATTACACTTAGTAGTTGAGGTGGGAGGAGGTTTTAATGAAGTGTATTCTGCTTTAAGCTTTCAGGCTAAGACTGAGGAGAGGTTTTTTTTCTCACCTATCTTCATAAATGTCTTAGAAACCCTGAAAATGGTCATGTGAACTGCCCTTCCTGCTTTGACTTAGCCATTAAACAAGTaaactattttcaaaaataaactatttaattGAACTAGTGAATGAATATAAACTTagatgttggtgttaggaagggcattcagctgtagaaaccatgccaaaggagACATTGGAGCATAATGCAGCCCCCCAGCttgttggatcttgtcaaaccattcaatccatgccagcatagaagacaaaggttaaaagatgatgattatgatgatattctAATTACTgcaaactttttctttctctctccaggaAACTACTTCCACAACATCTACAGTGATTACAAAGTCGTTGCTATAGAGACTGCAGAATCCATGAGAGAAAAACCTTTGAAGGCATCAGCTTATATCACTTTCCTTTCTGCTATTGGATTCTTAATAAAATACAACCCTAATGAGAACAGTTTCACTTACAGCCTCATGGAAAATGCCAATAAACTTGCACTTGTTGGTCAAGCAATCCGCAGCCCCAAAACAGAGAAACATTTAAGTGAATTGGTTGCAAACATGAGAGACAGCAAATTGGTTCATATTAATTTAGGAATTTGTTCTTTCATGTATGAAGACAATTATACTCAAGGTCTTGGTTTGTTCGTTGCACAGTGCAGTAAATTAAAAACCCCATGGCTAGAGATTTCTAAAAGTATTGTGGATGTTGGTATTTTTGGTTACTGGATTTATTTGGAAGATGCCATGAAGAATTATGACATTAATGAGAACGAATGGGATGAAACTGGAAATATGAAGGCTTCATCTCGTTAACATAATCAGCTTCTGTAAGCAATAGAGGAGACCAATAGTGAaacagaataaaatgttttgatttcagatatattgattttatttctgtGATATATTGTtcgtttttatgtccatttttccagcATGCATTACATGAATATCTTATTGAAGTTttgttttactgctggatgccctttctgtcctTAACCCTTGCATGTTTTGAAAGGTGTACAGTGAATGGAAAAGTGACAACACTGCTTGCAGCTTCACAAATACAGAGATGCACTCGCTTGCTTGCTCGctcactccctccctccttccctctatatacatatacatatatatatacatatatatatatatatatacataNNNNNNNNNNNNNNNNNNNNNNNNNNNNNNNNNNNNNNNNNNNNNNNNNNNNNNNNNNNNNNNNNNNNNNNNNNNNNNNNNNNNNNNNNNNNNNNNNNNNtatatacatatatatatacatacatatatatacatataaagtctTAGTGAGTAGGAAGgcggacaaatcacaaatcccttcaggtagatagctctgtttgatctgtagaaaaagtgtaggtagaaactccat is a window of Octopus bimaculoides isolate UCB-OBI-ISO-001 chromosome 10, ASM119413v2, whole genome shotgun sequence DNA encoding:
- the LOC106883260 gene encoding mitochondrial import inner membrane translocase subunit Tim29, which encodes MGVKNMLSSMKELSLKLMRHKVTFPEKLKGGRIEKIGNYFHNIYSDYKVVAIETAESMREKPLKASAYITFLSAIGFLIKYNPNENSFTYSLMENANKLALVGQAIRSPKTEKHLSELVANMRDSKLVHINLGICSFMYEDNYTQGLGLFVAQCSKLKTPWLEISKSIVDVGIFGYWIYLEDAMKNYDINENEWDETGNMKASSR